In Pseudomonas sp. FP1742, the DNA window GCGGCTGTATGACTTCCCTCGCCGGCATGGGCGCAATGCTCAGGTCACTGCCAAAAGAATGAGCGTCGTTGCGAGGAAGCAGAACGAGTTCGCCTGCCCCCACGTCGAGGGTGGCACCACCGTCTATTCGAATTTGCATGTGCCCCGCGGCGACAAAATGCGACGCAATGATATGTCGAGGTGCCGCCAGGAACGGTTTGCAATCATCCGCCGAGATTCTGCCGTTGATGCACCAGGGCGCAGTGAGTTCCGCCTCGAGGAAGACCCCTCCAGACAGCCTGATCACACGCAAGACATCAGAAAGCGCATCCAACACTTGCCCGTCCTCTTTTCCGGACTCCGGAGCAGGTATTCAGGCGCATCGGTCATTCACCGCCTGAACTGCGACGCCTAGATTAGCACCAACGCGGACTCAGAGATCGATGGTCATTGGCTCCGACGTCAACCGTAATTGCCCCGTTCCAACACGACCAAGGCAGCAGGAGATCTATATGAACACCGTCGCTACCCTACCCGGCTCAGAGTCGGGCAACGCCGCCCGTTATGCTCAAATGGTCAGATCATCGAAAAAAACCGAATGGCAGATTGATCGCGATTTGCTACAGGACCGGAGTTTCGACTTCTCGCGCAAATTCTTGCCCGATGGACTCTCGCAGATCGACCGCCTGACCTTTCTCGCCGAGGCCGAGGCACGCCTGCTCAGTCAGATTCAGGGCCGAACCTATGCGTATATCTTTGGCCTGGTCGAGCGCTTTATCAGTGCCAAAATGCTCGATCAAGGTCGAGCCCATGTATTTGACGACCAGCTCGCACTCGAAGCGCTGGTGCGCTTTTCCAACGACGAGATCAAGCACCAGGAGTTATTCCGGCGCATGGAGACGATGATGGGTTCGCAATTGCCAGCGGGATATCGTCAAGTTGCCGATCCAAACGATGTGGCACGTGCGGTACTTGCTGCCAGCACTTGGTCGGTACTGGCGCTGACCTGTCATATCGAGCTGTTTGTTCAGGCGCACTACACACAAAGCATCGCACCGCGCGAGGAGTTGTGCCCCCTATTCAAGGATGTCTTCAAATTTCACTGGAAGGATGAAAGCCGGCACGTGGTACTCGATGAACTGGAGTGGAAGGCGGAGCATGCGAAACTGTCGCCAGCCGAGTGCGACCAGGCAGTGAACGATCTGATTGCGCTGGTGGCGGCCGTAGATGCAATCCTGCAGGCACAATCGGCATCCGATGCCGACTACTTTATTAGAAGTGTCTCAAGACCGTTCAGTGTCGATGAGACAGCGCAAATCCATGCCTGCGTGCTGAGCGCCTATCGCTGGCAGTACATTATCTCGGGCGTGCAGCATCCACACTTTGGCCGGCTGCTGACGCGCATGACAACGCCAGCACAGATGTCCAGGATTCAGACCGCACTGGCCCCCATCATGAGCAATTGATCGACAGCGCGCGACCGACCGTTTGTCGGCCGCGCGGCTGTGAACGCGACGGGTAGAAACGGCCAAGCGCGGCCTTTCAGGTAATGTGGGAGATGGCCTGAAAAAGCTGTGGGCCTGGGGGCAACAAACGGTGGCCGCAACGGTCCAACGCGCGGTTGAACACCAGGTGCGAGCTACCAGAAGCATCACCTGCCGACCGCCACTACCTCTGGGAGAACCAAGTGTCCGCTGTCTTTTTGCGTCAAATGTTCCGGTTATCGGTACTGCTCTTTTCCGTTGGCACTTCGTTCTCTGTTTACGCCTGCCCAAAAGGGCAGTACGAAGTCTGCGTGGTCACTTGTTTTTGTGCTCCAGGCTCCAAAGAGGAAATGGGGCCGATTTTTGAAAACATGAGCCAAATGGCTTCCACTGGATTACAGAGTTGGATCGTGCAATCGCGCAACACCGCGGCAACTGGCGATATTCGGACAATCCCGCTAAATATCCGAGCCCAACTCGAACCCTACTATGACATTCAAGTGCTTGATTCGGCTCGCTACAAGGTGGGCGATGATGTGGAGCTGAACGCCGCGAACACCATGCTGCAGAACCCCGATGTCACTGCAGTCACCCTGATAGACATCATCGTCTTTCGCAGTGCCGATGATGCACTTAACAATGTCGCGCTGTGGGCGCATGAATTGAAGCATGTGCAGCAGTACCAGCAATGGGGGGTTCGGGAGTTTTCCACTCGCTATACCCGTGATTACACAGCCGTCGAGGCGCCTGCGTACGAGATTCAAACCAAGGTAGCCAGAGCGCTAAGAGCCAGCGTGGCCCAGTCAGAACCTCCTCGACATCCCACTTCCAACGTTATGCACTAAGTACGCACCACAGGAATCTGGCCCAACAGCTTAAGCTGATACCATTCAAGAACTTACAAACCGAGTTAAAAACATAAATCGTCGTAAAAATAAAGCAGTTATTAAAGGCGGCTATTTAGCTGCCTT includes these proteins:
- a CDS encoding diiron oxygenase, coding for MNTVATLPGSESGNAARYAQMVRSSKKTEWQIDRDLLQDRSFDFSRKFLPDGLSQIDRLTFLAEAEARLLSQIQGRTYAYIFGLVERFISAKMLDQGRAHVFDDQLALEALVRFSNDEIKHQELFRRMETMMGSQLPAGYRQVADPNDVARAVLAASTWSVLALTCHIELFVQAHYTQSIAPREELCPLFKDVFKFHWKDESRHVVLDELEWKAEHAKLSPAECDQAVNDLIALVAAVDAILQAQSASDADYFIRSVSRPFSVDETAQIHACVLSAYRWQYIISGVQHPHFGRLLTRMTTPAQMSRIQTALAPIMSN
- a CDS encoding DUF4157 domain-containing protein; translated protein: MSAVFLRQMFRLSVLLFSVGTSFSVYACPKGQYEVCVVTCFCAPGSKEEMGPIFENMSQMASTGLQSWIVQSRNTAATGDIRTIPLNIRAQLEPYYDIQVLDSARYKVGDDVELNAANTMLQNPDVTAVTLIDIIVFRSADDALNNVALWAHELKHVQQYQQWGVREFSTRYTRDYTAVEAPAYEIQTKVARALRASVAQSEPPRHPTSNVMH